Part of the Vibrio ishigakensis genome, CTAGCTATACCAAACTTCACGTATACAAAGTTTGTAGAGAATGTATATGTGGCAGGCGGTACCTATTTTGTGACGGTAACGGCAACAGGTAGCAAGACTTCAATCTTAGATCCGAAAGAGGCGACTCTTGAAGACGGTAAGGTGTAAAAGGCGATTGCAACCAACGGCGGTATCCTTGCTGGAGACATAACTGAGTGACGGAGGGGGAGGTTCCCCTCCCCAACTGTAAAGGTGATACATGGAAACGAAAACCAAGGCCGCAACCACTTCTCCTCGAGGACCATCGAGAGCTGAATGGGCTGAGTGCATGGCTAAGGTGCAACAGGGAGACAAAGAGGCGTTTGCTGTAATTTTTCGCCACTTCACCCCAAGGCTTAAGCAGTTTGCGTACAAGCATATGGGGAATGAGCAAGTGGCAATGGAGTTAGTGCAAGATACGCTAGCTGCCGTGTGGCAAAAATCTCATCTGTTCGACAGTAGCAAAAGTGCTTTGTCCACATGGATCTACACCATAGCCAGAAACCTTTGCTTTGACTTATTGCGTAAGCAAAAGGGTAAAGAACTGCATGTTCATTCTGAAGATATTTGGCCAGACGATTATTGCCCGCCAGATTTGGTGGACCAATACTCTCCCGAGAGAAATATGCTGAGAGAGCAGATAGTGCGC contains:
- a CDS encoding sigma-70 family RNA polymerase sigma factor, whose product is METKTKAATTSPRGPSRAEWAECMAKVQQGDKEAFAVIFRHFTPRLKQFAYKHMGNEQVAMELVQDTLAAVWQKSHLFDSSKSALSTWIYTIARNLCFDLLRKQKGKELHVHSEDIWPDDYCPPDLVDQYSPERNMLREQIVRYLDILPVKQKEVVKAIYLDELPHQEVADKFDIPLGTVKSRLRLAVEKLKDSIRAEQV